One part of the Herbiconiux aconitum genome encodes these proteins:
- a CDS encoding nucleoside phosphorylase produces MTSNVDKSVAGVGERQYHIGVAPGEVSTVALLPGDPFRVPLIAEFLTDVKTVAHQREHLTMTGWYKGRHITATSTGMGCPSTAIAAEELIRVGVTSLIRVGSSAGLQPGIKPGDLLVSEGTLRNDGTTAAYAHPGYPAVPDLRIATALGDVARELTEGTTTTVYSGLNVSDDAFYAEGPEWISQLNSLGILNVEMESSALYVVARLRGVRAGMICAASSNLFDGTSLYDGVKEALAEGWTRSIEAALETAVRLEL; encoded by the coding sequence ATGACGAGCAACGTCGACAAGAGCGTGGCCGGAGTCGGAGAGCGGCAGTACCACATCGGCGTCGCGCCGGGTGAGGTCTCCACCGTCGCCCTGCTCCCCGGTGATCCGTTCCGGGTGCCGCTGATCGCCGAGTTCCTCACCGACGTGAAGACCGTCGCCCATCAGCGCGAGCACCTCACGATGACGGGCTGGTACAAGGGTCGGCACATCACGGCGACCTCCACCGGCATGGGCTGCCCGTCGACGGCGATCGCGGCCGAAGAACTCATCCGGGTCGGCGTCACCTCGCTCATCCGGGTCGGCTCCTCCGCGGGGCTCCAGCCGGGCATCAAACCAGGCGACCTGCTGGTGAGCGAGGGAACCCTGCGCAACGACGGCACGACGGCCGCCTACGCGCATCCGGGATACCCCGCCGTGCCCGACCTGCGCATCGCGACCGCCCTCGGCGACGTGGCCCGCGAGCTCACCGAAGGCACCACGACCACGGTGTATTCGGGGCTGAACGTCAGCGACGACGCGTTCTACGCCGAGGGACCGGAGTGGATCTCGCAGCTGAACTCGCTGGGCATCCTCAATGTCGAGATGGAGAGCTCGGCGCTCTACGTCGTGGCCCGTCTCCGCGGCGTGCGGGCCGGCATGATCTGCGCGGCCTCGAGCAACCTCTTCGACGGCACGAGCCTCTACGACGGGGTGAAGGAGGCGCTCGCCGAGGGCTGGACCCGCAGCATCGAAGCAGCCCTGGAGACGGCCGTGCGCCTGGAACTGTGA